The Colletotrichum destructivum chromosome 7, complete sequence genome contains the following window.
CGGCATCGGTATCTGGGCGCCTTCGGCTTTGCACCAGAACGGAACCACTAATTCCTGAACGAGCTATCTTGTAATGACTCTACAGAGTTTGCAGGACAACGCAGCCGCTGTAGTTGTTGGACCGAGTCATTGATGCATATATGGGCCCAGCAAAAGAAGTAATCACGCTCGGCGTGGGACTAATGGGCTATTAACACCTAAGTAGTGTGTAAGACATCGACTGGAAGCACAATTGGTCTAAGTAAGTTTCTTAAGATAATGTATTGCAGTTGTATAATCTAAGTTGTCTGCTGTATAGTAATATTTTAAGCAGGTGTATTAGTCTTACTGCATTTAAATTCCTAGTTTGAATATACTAATAAGGCGCTACACTAAGTACATGCAGAATGCAGTTACTTCTAAAGCTAGCTACTTAGAATTATTCTTTAAGATACGTTGGTAGATTGCGCCAAGTCTCAAGAAAGGGGTTAAAAATTGGCGAACTACGCAAGCCTTACCCAAGCAGCAATGAGGACTACCGTGTCGGAGAGGTAACTTAAGATAAGGCGGTAGTTCCTAGATACAACCCTCAGGGCGTCAGCATCGCGCTGGGAAGGACTGAAAATTGCGAGGGGCATGTTGGGACTATCGATAGggcctgtccctggttcATACAGGAGGAGAGTCTGAGAATAGTCATCACGCAGGTTTGGAAACTTATCTTTTTGGTGGTGACCACTACCTTTGTATGGGATTGCCATCATTGTACGGATACCAACCTCAACAACACCATGGTTGCTCAGGTCTGCGACGATTTTTATGCCGTGTTTCAAGCTATTCTGACAACGTCCCTATGGTCCAAGAAAATGGGGAAGAATTTAACCCTAACGTGGGGGTTATGCTTCAAGGTTTTGCGGGGATTTCCACGATACCCATTCATGGCGGTGAACCCAGGCAACTAACTCTGTCTCTTGCGGTGGTCCACGCACTTGGCGGGTTCGGGGCTGTTGGCCGTCCTTGGACTCTTCGGCACATGGACGTCAGAGCCTTTGATTTCCCGCGGGTTATGGAGCCAATGTTGGCTATTTGCGGgggcggggaagggggaagctCCAGTAGCTCGACGCAAACTCCATTTTACTGACCAGGTTTGGGACCGGGATAGCTCCCCCAGAGCTATCCTAATGGGGCAAATCTCGCCGGTCGAAGCCCAACAAAACCAGTAGGGAACCGCTGATTTCATGCATCATGTCATGTACAGCAAGACAGCCCGAACGCACCCTTATCGTCCGATATAAGAACCACGGCAGGGAGCTCACCGTGCCTCTCCGGGAGACCTCCCGACCGTTCaattttctctctcctcccgGTCCTCCTCTGAGCTCcatcccctctctctctacgATCGCTCCCATCCCCAACAGATCGATCCCTTTCCCAGAAAAATCAACAGCCTACACACAGCCAACATGGGCAAGCCAATCgtcctccagctcggcgacgacatcaaATGGAACCATGACCTCTACAAGGACTTCACCTCCAGGTTCGAGATCCGCCGGTCGTACAGCATGCCGCGCGCCGAATTCATCCAGGCactcaaggacaagaagttTGGCGACTTCTTCGCCATCTACCGCCCGTTCTGGAACACGGGCGGCGAGATGGGCAACTGGGACAAGGAGCTGATCTCTCTTCTCCCTTCGTCATGCAAAGTCTACGCCagcgccggagccggctTCGACTGGGTCGACACGGAGACTCTCGCGAGCCGGGGTGAGTCGCGCCCGTCCTGCTACTTACTGTTGACCGGACGCGACACATCAGACATGCTGACAGCCATCTCCTTCCAGGAATCGTCTActgcaacgccgccgccgcgtgcACCGAatccgtcgccgacggcgcaaTCTGGCTCATCCTCTCGACCTTCCGCCTCTTCTCGTggtcctccgccgccgcccgctccGGTGACCCGGACcagttcgtcgacgccaacaagaacctcggcgccgtctcccGGAACCCCAACGGCTTCaccctcggcatcatcggcttcggccgCATCGGCCGCCGCATCGCTGAGAAGGCGCACCGCTCCTTCGACATGAAGATCCTCTACAACGACGTCGCGCGCATgccggtcgaggccgagaagggctCGGACGCCACCTTCTACGGCGACATGAGCGACCTgctggccgcggccgacTGCGTCATCGTGGCGACGCCCTTCGCCGGCAAGacgctcctcgacgccgcggcgatcggcaagatgaagaagggcgCCAGGCTCATCAACATCGCGCGCGggaagctcgtcgaggaggagcctcTCATCGCGGCGCTGAAGAGCGGCCAcctctcggccgccggcctcgacgtccacTACAACGAGCCTCATGTCAGCAAGGAGCTGATCAAGATGAGGAACGTCGAGGTCCTCTCGCAcaacgccggcgcctcgCTGGACGCCCACATGGGCttcgagaagctgggcatGCAGAACATCATTTCcttcgccgagacgggcaagGCCGTCACGCCTGTCAATGCCCACCTGATTACCAAGAGCCGCTTGTGATGAGAATTGGGGGGAAagtgtctctctctcggaAGTAGTGTGTATGGCTAGCGAAGGGTCTTTACGGAGTTTGGTATTGGAAATGAGGATAAAATGGGACTATCTTTCGGAATGTTCAATCACAACAAAACGGTTCGATCTTTATCGCCATCACAGATCAAAGCCTTGATGTCGCTTCAGGGACTTCGGGCCATTAATCCTTTGAGTACATCTTGCTTTACATAATTCCTAGACCAGAACGGACGCCTTCCCAACCTGGGTGTCTGCATGTTCCGCTATCTGCTCAAACACTGTCACTACGTCGAGGCCCGCTGCGACCAACTGAAAAGGGTCAGGCAGTCACAGCTTAGTCCGCGAGGCCCTGGAACGGAGTGGTCAATGCAAACGTGCCCCTCGAAACAGGGTCTAGACTGACGAAACCTATCAGGAGCAGAGAAGTCTTCATCTGGACGAGGAAAGTATTTGGAAACACAATGAATACTCGACGTATTCCTGTTTTATTGAATCAATTGGCGCCTTTGGATCCCCGTTTCAGCTCATCGGGATGTTCAGAGTTTTGATACGAGAGCGATTTACACCGCCAACTATGCAAGCCCACGCACAAACTAGAAAGGCTTAAATACTTGTACTTAACGATTCTCTGGCTTCTAGAGAGACAAATGTAATTACAGTCTCAATATCCTGGTAAACGAAGACCACACGGAGCCGTCCCAGGACACCCAACGCCTCCATCCGACGCTTTAGTTGCAGAGAAAACATGCACTTAGAGGTCTCGGCCTGTACAAACTCAACTTCACATACCGTATTTCATTATGCTTACTGTGTACGTGTGAGCCTCGAGAGGAATTGCCTTGGAGACGTACATTAATATTGGTTTATCAAGGTGTCTATGTTTAGCTTAGATAAGTCTCGGAGTTTGCTCCGAGGCCCCATCATCGACAGACCGGCACACTGCTTTGGAAGAAAAACGACGTTGAGAAACGACCTGCTCACACCTTAAAATACCAGTAGTGTCTTCAAGTTGGGTTCATTAACGCTCAATTGATCAAAGACATGCCTTACCACAACAAATCTTAAACTAGACGCTCTCGGAAGTAAGAGAGGGGGACAAACAAAGCACATTTGATGCTAGGCAATTTTCATTAATATACTCTGCTTGCTAGCGGTACTATAGACATGATCATACATTTGATATTACTTCTATAACAGTACAATGTGTGTGCCGTGAGTGGAATATACACGTAACATGATGCAGCAGATAAATGACTTGTAGTTCTCAGCATGGCGTTTAAGGCAATAGTAATTTCTGCTCATGGAgttttctcttttcctccttctcctaCTTCTCCTACTTCTCCTACTTCTCCTACTTCTCCTACTTCTCCTACGCCTCCTCATCCTTCTTTGCAGAAGAATGCTTCAATTGCAGCGAGAGAGGGGCCCAGTCTCCAAGCAGCTGTTAGAGTACTTTTGCCAAGTTGTGGTATTAAAAGCGGAGACTGTTGCCTGATTGAATCCTTTCGGCGTCATCCGTTAATCAAGTCGAGCACGAGGGCCAAACTAGGCAGCTCACGGTTAGCTTCAAGTCTTTCAGTTAGCCTCTGGTCTCCTATTTAAATACTTTCCACAAGTGCAACACGAACCAGAAGTCCATCTGCCTCCCTCTGTCGACCTCTCCCTTGGCTTCGACCTCCGAACCCAGCCATGGCAAAAATCAACCAGCTCCCCACCGAGCTTTTGCAGAAGATCTTTTCGGAATTCTTAAATATTCTCACGCCCACCGCTTACAAAGTCTTACCGCTATTCAAGGTGAGTGCGGAAGACCTGGCTACACTAAAGGCTGTTTCTCGCACTTGTCGAGCACTCCACCGCGCCGTCGAACCCCTCGTCTGGAGACACATCTGCATTGAGGCGCGTGAATTCGATCGCCCATTCGCCGGTCCCAGCGTTTCTCAACTCATAGCTCTCATACGTCTCTGGCACGCCCGCCCCGACCTTGCCGCGCATGTCCATACCATCTTCGTCTCGTGGACAGCGCTGTATCTCGGCCAGAAGCTCATTCAAAACAAGGACTTTGAGTTCCTCTCGGGCCTGACCCGGGATCTCGGCCTCCGGTTACCGGATGGCTGGCATGAGGCCGGAAAAAGCTCCGGGATCCTAGCTGGAATCGCGGTCCTCCTGGCCCGGAACGTGAGAGTGCTTGATCTGCATGCCCACTCCACATACTTCTTCGACTGTATTCCTGCACCAGATGAGATACCGGTCTGCTTTGAATATCTAACCTACGTTCGGCTTAatgcgtcgtcgccgaggaacCCGTCATCGATCGACATATGCCCTTTACTGAGGCTGGCTCCGAACCTCACCAAGCTCGAAGCTTGGCCGGCGCTTTTCGACCCTAAAGACCTGGACTGGAGCGGAATCACCACGCTCATGCTTGAAGGAGCCGAAACGAGTGCAACTCAGGTTGCCGGAGTCATCAGGTCCTGCAACAAACTGAGGGATTTCAGCTTCTTTACGAAGCACGACCCCTCGCCAAGCGAGATTATGACGGCACTTTCGACGCACACAAGCACTCTTCGAAGGCTCAATCTCTATTTCATCAACCTGTACTCGGATGCCAATGTCGCCATTGGCTCGCTGGCCGCCTTCACTGGTCTCGAAGAGCTCTCAATCCCCGCGGACAACATCGGAACAAGAGCTGGATGCACTCTCCGAACACTCCCCCAGTGCCTGAGGCTCCTCAACATTGAGGGCCACCCTCACGGGCATCGAGAAGACATCGAGTGGCTGGCCGGCCACATCCGGGCCGGAAACCTCCCCAACCTCGGAGAAGTCCGGCTCCCTGTTTGGGAGTGTGATGGCGACCACGCCGGGCCATGTCGTGGTACCTACGTGGACGAGGATAACGGATATGAGAGCGGCATCGATGAACATGGCTCAGACTGGGAATacgaggatggcgaagaagatgaagccTGCGATGGCGGCAAAACGGTCCACGAGCTCCGGGCCCTCTTTCGTGACGCGGGCGTCTCGTGTCAGATTGGTCCGCACTTGAAATGGTCTTGAGAGATTCGCAGGCAAAAGTTTGATGAATATCCCTGGCGGCACTCTTTGGCCGGTTTTGTGTCTGATAGCAGACTTTCAGGTCGTCCTGGTCAAATTGGAATGTTCCGTGGCGGTCTTCTCTGGCGAGAAACCAGATACGGTTCTCAGCTTTGGATAACTATCACAATCCAGGCGCGACTGAAATCGGCATTTCATCTATGGACCACGTCAATTAGCCCCCATCTCTCCCCATCTCTTCTTCGCAATCCAGCCCCCATCGACCAGCAAGTCCGTACCGTTAACATAACCGCACCCAGCGACAAACGCGACCGCATCCGCAACCTCTTCCGCGGTCCCGGCCCTCTTCAGCGGGTGCTCCTTCATTATCTTCCGGATCACCTCCCCGGACGCGCCCTTCGTCTCCACCGCCAGCATGTTCGTCTGTGTCATCCCCGGGCTGACGCAGTTGACCCGCACGCCGCGGCTCGCGTACACCTTCGACACGGCGGCCGCCTGCACGCGTAGGCtgttggccttcttggcgaTGAAGTACGCCACACCGCTGgggccgtcgtcaccgccaACGAGGTCCCGTAGTTCCGTGTTCTCGAGGAGcgtcgacagcggcgccgTGGCCAGATGTTTCTCCAGGTCGGGGGAGAGCGGGGGGGCGTTGTGCTGCACCATGCTCGCGACGCATGTCAGCGAGGACCCGGgcgccatctcgacctcccTGCCAAACGCCTCGATCACATTGGCCGTCCCGAGGATGTCCACGGCGAGAATCGCTCCCGTCGACCCCATCGACGGGCTGACGGCGGACGTCAAGACCACcgtctcgacggcgccgccgagggacgCGGCGGCTTTTGCCATGGCAGCTACGGATTCGTACGAGGACACATCGACTTGCTGCGTCGTGACCTTGTGACCTGCGCTCCTGAGcgactcggcgccggctgAGAGAGTGGAGGGCGAACGACTGGCTAAGAAGATGTGACGGCCTGCTCCGAGCCGGTGCGCTGTTGCGAgaccgatgccgccgcctccgatAACGACAAGGACAGGGAGTGCGTCGAGTGTCATGGCCACGTCCGAGTTGTCGAATCTTTCGAGCTGGATTTGAAAATACACCCTGAAGATGAAGAATGATTGTTGATGCTCTCTACGTGCACACCTAGCAACTCGCATCGCCGAAGCGGCCTGAAGGGGGAGGGCCACCGCTCTTTATGTAGACGGAGCTGACGCTCACTCAGATTCGTACTATTGAAGGTAGCTGACTCTTCTCAAAGTTTCTCTCACATTCTTGCTTAAGTCTCCGTGTGCGACACATCGGATGAGCGTCATAGCAGCACGTAAAATTCGGCCAGCACTCCAATTTAGATCCCGAATTCGAAAGTATGAGCATGCGGTTTTGGGCTGCGTTCCTTGCTTCTACACAGGTATAACCATGATCGTGAAAATGTGTCCGCACGAATGTTGCAGGATAGTGCCTGTTGCAAGGTTTGACGCTACTGGAAATAACCTTCTTGAGAGACGGGCGGTGTCTTATGCGTGCCGAGCCGATCACCGGGATGCCGGGATAGGGGGCCGATCCCGTGTGATCCGAGCTAGAGACACGGCGGGATGCACGTGGATGTCTCAACTACCGGCCGGAGCTAACCTAATCCCACCAGACTCGGCATTCAACTGTCTCGCCCAAGGAGAGAGTTGTCTCTTTGTAGTACAGTTCATGGCTATCTTTATTTGAATCAGTTGATAAAGCAGTAGCATCAACAGGACTTAAACGCTTTCACATAGGCCTGATTAGGAAGCTTATATTTACCTACCTTCATGTAGAAATATCATTTTACTTTCTTTGTAATGCATCGCACTATTCTTGGAGCCATATGATACATGTAGGGCCTAGGGTAGGCCTTCTATAGGGTTTATCAACTGTTAAGATTACTGCTTAAGGGATTCATTACTGCATTTAGAATCAAATTAATTATCTACGCTTGGCAGCAGACGATACGAGACGCATGTAGGCGAAGCACACACTAACACACGGAAATTAACCCAATTACTATACATAGTCTTAGATATGCTGTTTGTTTCGCTAGCTACAAGGCGATGCTAACTAGACGTAACGTAACTAGCAGAGCATTCCATCGCAAACCCAAAGCACCGAGCATACCACCCCAGCGACCACCTACTCAGTTCCACGCAGTGCGGCGCATCCTTAATCAAGCTCCCATCGACGCGACTGCTATTTTTGAATGCCCGTACACAAGTCTCAACTTCCTCCTCCGTGGATATGAAGAAAGGATCGTCCCCTACCAGAGAAAACATGACGGGCACTGACACGAACGCTGCCCACTTCTCTTTCCATATAGATAGCCATTCGGGAACGAAGTTGGCTGTTTCCGGCAACGGACAAACTGCGTTGAGGCGTTCGCTTTGCTCCAGCACCTCGGGCGAAACGGTGCCCGGTTTGAACATGATGTTGTCCTTGTCGTCCAGCGGGAATAAAGCGTGGTTGGCGTCGACAGGTATAAAGGAAGGCGGATCACCTTTCGTGAAGACGGACTGCTTGTCCCCCATGCCACTTGCGATCAAACCACCGAGCGGATATGATGCTATGTCATTCTGGGCATGCAAAGCAGCGGCGACAACTCCTCCCATGACACCAAGGCTATGACATAAGAGAACGATACAGTTGCACCCATTCGGCACACCAATCTCTGACCAGAGTTTTGGGAGAATGTAGCGATGCAACCAAATGCCCGTTTCCTGAGCGAAGTCCGAGCCCTCAGGGATGGGCAGAATAGAACTGGTTCCGCCGTAAGACGGACGATCAATGGCTACAAATGGCACCCCTAGCGCAGTACTGGTTGCCGAGGCAGAGCAGTCAGGAGTCGCGTCGAAGTATTGACTATCATAGCAGCCGCCGTGGAGGCCAACGATCAGGGGACGATGTTTGACGGAGGAAGTCGACGTTGGAGGAGGGATACAGTGTATACCAGCCACGGTGCCATTGTTGGAGAGTGTGTATCGGAATGGCTGCATTGAGTTCGTGATAGAGGAGTGTTAGGTATGTAGAGTAAGAAGATCGTGGAGTCTTGAGTCCGAGGAGTATTACTGCAAGTAATTTCCAATAAGTGAGGACGTAGCTAGGTAGATTACATGTTTGTTTATATAAGTTTCAGGAAACCCAGGTTTGTTGTTAAACGCCAGTTAACGCCGGCTTAGTGGAGTTAAATGCTGTTGAATCTGAAAGTTTGACGTATACAAAGGGTGCTTAGAGGGTCCTCGGAGATAGGGACATCTCGGCGGACTTGTTAGATGTGTTTATAATCAACATGCTACTACTACTCCACTCTAGCAGCAGCCCCGTGAGTTTAGGTTAAGGTTAGCCTAGCAAGGGAGGGAATGTAAAGGAAGGTAACCTCCTAGAAAAGCCAAGTATTGAGATGGTAATTTCGTGTtggccttcgtcgccgagaaTGATTTCTCCCACCTGCCGGGAACGCTGACGCGCTTGAAAAGTTCCCGTTCAGTCATAAGTAGAAGGCAGACTGTTGAAGCATCACTGTACTCTGCCTATAAGAGAGGAGAGCATAGATCAGCACTTGAGTTAGCACATGTTGTCCAGCATACAAAGTTCACTGACTCTTTCATATCTACAGCAGGCGTATCAATCCTGCCACATTCATGTTCCTGGTTCGACTACACGGACATTGTTTACGCCGACCAAATGTAGGATGCAACTACTCCTAAAGATAGCCACTTAGAAGCATTTTGTGAGCGAGGCCAACAGGATAACTCTCCAACAGATGAGGTTTAGTAGACCTAATGTAGCACAACTAACGCCGGTGTCCCGCAACAGGCTGCTGGAGGGCGTCATCTTCCGCACAGGTTGTATAGCTCTTGCTAAGGCTGTTATCACCTTGGTCCCGTGTGATTGTAGCTAGGGGCACGGCGGGACGCATGTGGATGTAACTGCCAGCCGGATCTAACCTAATTCCACCGGACTCGGCATCAAGTTGTCTCACCCTAGGAGAGGGTCATCTCTCCGTAGCACATGGTTATCTTTATCAAATCGGCTTGTGAGACAGCAGTATCACCGGGCCTCCGAACGAGACGATGATCATAATGAGATTTTATTTTGCAAAATAGAAACGTCCGAGTGAGTGTTGGACACTGAAGTTCCTATAGTCATCTGTGCGATTCCAAGCCTGTCTAGCTAGCCGTGCCTTTTACCAGAACTACCGATAGAAAGAGAAACAACTTCCTCACTATCCATTCCTCTTCTTCACTGATAGTTCTCTTCCACCAAGTGTCAGACCATAAATCAAGAGCTTGATCCCTTAAACTTGACTCCGACGCACTTGTCCGTGGTGGCGCCGCCAAGCTCTATGATAGCCTCACCAAGGCAGCCAGGTTTGATGGTGTCGGGGACGTCGGCCATGAAAACCCACATGGCGCCTGTTAtcttggcgtcgtcgccggggtAGCCACTGTGATACCAGACGAACTCGATGTTGTTCATGGTTCCCTTGGAAGCCTTGACGCAGCTTCTAACCCGGTCGATGAGCTTCTGTCCCTTGGGTCCAGTCATCGAGTCCTTGAAGCCGGAGCCGTGGATATAGAGCGATAGCTGGCCCTTGATTCCCATGTTCCACAAGTAGCAGGTGTTCCAGACCCAGCCTTGCTGGATGGTGTCGAGGGCTTCGGGGCTCAGGGCAACGCCGGGGGCTCGGTATACGGGGTCCTGCTTGTCCATGGACAGGGGCAGTCGAGTGAGGCAGTCGGTATAGACGAAGAGTATGGTACCGTCAGTCATTTCTGCATGGGCCGTTCCGTTTGCGTTCTTGGCTTTGATTGTCCAGAGTTGTTCATCACATTGTCTGTGGTTCTTGGGGTCTGAACTGCAGAGACCAGAGTCTCCGGGTGGCGATGCCGGCTCGGTCATGCCACCGCTGAGAGAAAGGCATATCAGCATCAGCATTGCTGAGTTTTCCAGCTTATGGGACAATGGGGAGGCGCTTACCAGACGACTTTTTTGACAGGAATAAAGGTAAAGTAGCCACACTCACCCTCCATCAAATCCACGTCCcacttcttgcccttggctgTGCCATAACTGTGATCCCATCCCCCGCTTATACCATCCTTGAAAGCCTTCAGATTTTTGACTGTCATGTTTCGTCCAACGTTCCAGCCCAAGTTGACTACGTCGGTCTCGGCCATGCCGCACTTGACTGAGTAATGGCACTGCGAATGGGGAAAAGGGACTTCCTGGGCCCATTCGAAGGTAGTGTCTGTCAAGTGGGCGGATGTCAGTCTTTTATAATCGAATGTGTGATTGGACCTAAGCGTGTCAAGGATGCTGGAAGTTCCGACTTACCAGTTTCGCAAAAAGACATGCAGCCGTCTTTTTTGTACTTGTCAGGGCCTTTATTCCAGCCCTCACAGGTGTCGAAGCGCATCATTCCATCACTGAACGAGAGAAACTTGATCTTGGGAGGACAATCCATAATCGAATATGTTCGATAAAGAGTAGCAggcttgtccttgttgaCACAGGGAATAGTATCGTCACTGTTCCGAGTCTTCAACTGATGAGTATCCTCTATGCTGGCAAAGAAGTCTTCACGGTCTTCAGGGCGGATGGTCCAGAGAGGAGGATCGTTGGCGTCCCAATTGTAGGTGGACTGGTTGAAGCGAGCATATTTGGAGTCAGCGTCGCGGTTCTGGAGAGCGAAAGCGTTGCCAGAGGTGAGGTGATCGCGATCTCCAAGGCGGAGGGTCCAGATTGGACGGTTGGCAGGGTCCCAGCCATCTTTAGCAGAGACAATCTTGCCGTTGGTCTGAGATGGGGCACCTGCGACACCAAGGAGGAAAGCCATGATGAGCAAGAAGACGCCCATGTTGACTCCCTTTCCCTTCAAAGATCCAGGGGAAAGGCCGATGGCCACCATCTTGACTGACAGAGTGGTCGTGAAGTTGCAGGGAGGTGATCTCAAGACTTGCTGAACGGCAATTGAACTCTGAGTGTGAAAATCGAAGCGAACGCGTAAGGTAAATTTGTCAAGGGGAAGGAGTCAAAGACGGAATTTCTTGGCGCTGACTCGGTTTGacaaaagggaaaaaagaagagaaaagaaaggtaAAGGCGGGTGGATTATTCTCTTGTGAAACAAGCAGCCAAGACCAAACAGGGCAAGCAAGGCGGTTAGTCAAGCACAAGAGCTCGAAGAGGAAATTTCAATCAAGAGAGGAAGGAACAAGAAAGGTTGCCGTGGCTGCAGTTCTCTCTGAAGCTGATACAAACTCGGCATGGCCCTATGAATACGGATGTCAGGCAGACTGCAATCTGAACTGGAAGATACGCTTTCCAGTCAAGGCTGCAAAATGAATGAGATAATTGAAACCTTCTCTTCACTGCCATTTGAGACCGGAAGATCCTGCCAGGGCGTTGTAGCAATAGTCGAATGCGAagctgaggaggaggatatCGTCATGTTTTATCAAGCCTTTGCTTCTAAGGTGCAGGCATTTCATCAATATAGTTACACCAGAACACCAAGCTTAAGCACAAAAAAGACCTCCCTACATGTGTTACTGAGAGACTGCTAGAGGTAGCACATTGTTCTAATTCTTCAAAGAATCTCGACGGCCTCTTCTGACTATAATCCCACATAGAACCTAAGCTAATGAGAAGGAATGCTACCTAACAAGGGAAGTGTTAAACTTCTGTGTTATTATGTTAATTATGCTACTCTTATATAACTTCTATCCTGATACCCTTAAGTGAACTCTTGCATCCATAGGATGCTTTAATGAATAGCGCAAAGCAAATAGAGCAATGCTTATTATAAAGTCTAGTTTCCTGAGCTTGGCAGACTTGGAGTTGCAGCATCCTGTGCTACGTTGTTGAGAGAAAAAGCACGATGCTCTGGCAGGGCACGGTC
Protein-coding sequences here:
- a CDS encoding Putative D-isomer specific 2-hydroxyacid dehydrogenase, catalytic domain-containing protein, which encodes MGKPIVLQLGDDIKWNHDLYKDFTSRFEIRRSYSMPRAEFIQALKDKKFGDFFAIYRPFWNTGGEMGNWDKELISLLPSSCKVYASAGAGFDWVDTETLASRGIVYCNAAAACTESVADGAIWLILSTFRLFSWSSAAARSGDPDQFVDANKNLGAVSRNPNGFTLGIIGFGRIGRRIAEKAHRSFDMKILYNDVARMPVEAEKGSDATFYGDMSDLLAAADCVIVATPFAGKTLLDAAAIGKMKKGARLINIARGKLVEEEPLIAALKSGHLSAAGLDVHYNEPHVSKELIKMRNVEVLSHNAGASLDAHMGFEKLGMQNIISFAETGKAVTPVNAHLITKSRL
- a CDS encoding Putative F-box domain, leucine-rich repeat domain superfamily, F-box-like domain superfamily, yielding MAKINQLPTELLQKIFSEFLNILTPTAYKVLPLFKVSAEDLATLKAVSRTCRALHRAVEPLVWRHICIEAREFDRPFAGPSVSQLIALIRLWHARPDLAAHVHTIFVSWTALYLGQKLIQNKDFEFLSGLTRDLGLRLPDGWHEAGKSSGILAGIAVLLARNVRVLDLHAHSTYFFDCIPAPDEIPVCFEYLTYVRLNASSPRNPSSIDICPLLRLAPNLTKLEAWPALFDPKDLDWSGITTLMLEGAETSATQVAGVIRSCNKLRDFSFFTKHDPSPSEIMTALSTHTSTLRRLNLYFINLYSDANVAIGSLAAFTGLEELSIPADNIGTRAGCTLRTLPQCLRLLNIEGHPHGHREDIEWLAGHIRAGNLPNLGEVRLPVWECDGDHAGPCRGTYVDEDNGYESGIDEHGSDWEYEDGEEDEACDGGKTVHELRALFRDAGVSCQIGPHLKWS
- a CDS encoding Putative short-chain dehydrogenase/reductase SDR, NAD(P)-binding domain superfamily, producing MTLDALPVLVVIGGGGIGLATAHRLGAGRHIFLASRSPSTLSAGAESLRSAGHKVTTQQVDVSSYESVAAMAKAAASLGGAVETVVLTSAVSPSMGSTGAILAVDILGTANVIEAFGREVEMAPGSSLTCVASMVQHNAPPLSPDLEKHLATAPLSTLLENTELRDLVGGDDGPSGVAYFIAKKANSLRVQAAAVSKVYASRGVRVNCVSPGMTQTNMLAVETKGASGEVIRKIMKEHPLKRAGTAEEVADAVAFVAGCGYVNGTDLLVDGGWIAKKRWGEMGAN
- a CDS encoding Putative alpha/beta hydrolase-1; the encoded protein is MQPFRYTLSNNGTVAGIHCIPPPTSTSSVKHRPLIVGLHGGCYDSQYFDATPDCSASATSTALGVPFVAIDRPSYGGTSSILPIPEGSDFAQETGIWLHRYILPKLWSEIGVPNGCNCIVLLCHSLGVMGGVVAAALHAQNDIASYPLGGLIASGMGDKQSVFTKGDPPSFIPVDANHALFPLDDKDNIMFKPGTVSPEVLEQSERLNAVCPLPETANFVPEWLSIWKEKWAAFVSVPVMFSLVGDDPFFISTEEEVETCVRAFKNSSRVDGSLIKDAPHCVELSRWSLGWYARCFGFAMECSASYVTSS